Proteins encoded by one window of Yersinia massiliensis:
- the nagB gene encoding glucosamine-6-phosphate deaminase, whose product MRLIPLKNTTEVGKWAARHIVNRINAFKPTAERPFVLGLPTGGTPMEAYKHLVAMHKAGDVSFKNVVTFNMDEYVGLPQEHPESYYTFMHTNFFDHVDIPAENINLLNGNAPDIDEECRRYEEKIKSYGKINLFMGGVGVDGHIAFNEPASSLASRTRIKTLTQETRIANSRFFGGDANLVPKYALTVGVGTLLDAEEVMILVTGHGKAQALQAAVEGSINHMWTISCLQLHAKAIMVCDEPSTMELKVKTVKYFRELEAENVKNL is encoded by the coding sequence ATGAGACTTATTCCACTGAAAAACACCACAGAAGTGGGTAAATGGGCAGCACGCCATATCGTTAATCGCATTAATGCGTTCAAACCGACTGCGGAGCGTCCATTTGTTTTGGGCCTGCCAACCGGTGGAACACCGATGGAAGCTTATAAACACTTGGTTGCTATGCATAAAGCCGGTGATGTTAGCTTCAAAAACGTTGTCACATTTAACATGGATGAGTATGTTGGGTTGCCGCAAGAACACCCAGAAAGCTACTACACCTTCATGCACACCAACTTCTTCGATCATGTTGATATCCCAGCTGAAAATATTAACCTGCTAAATGGTAACGCACCGGATATCGATGAAGAATGCCGCCGTTACGAAGAGAAAATTAAGTCTTACGGTAAAATCAATCTGTTCATGGGTGGCGTTGGCGTCGATGGCCACATCGCCTTTAATGAACCGGCTTCTTCTTTAGCTTCTCGTACTCGTATCAAAACCTTGACCCAAGAAACCCGCATCGCTAACTCACGTTTCTTTGGTGGTGATGCAAACCTCGTGCCGAAATATGCACTGACCGTCGGTGTTGGGACATTGCTGGATGCGGAAGAAGTCATGATTCTGGTGACTGGCCACGGTAAAGCTCAAGCCTTACAAGCCGCTGTTGAAGGTAGCATCAACCATATGTGGACCATCAGTTGCCTGCAATTGCATGCCAAGGCCATCATGGTGTGTGACGAACCGTCCACGATGGAATTGAAAGTGAAAACGGTAAAATATTTCCGCGAATTAGAAGCTGAAAACGTCAAGAATCTTTAA
- the nagC gene encoding DNA-binding transcriptional regulator NagC has translation MSTGGQSQIGNVDLVKQLNGAVVYRLIDQQGPISRIQIADLSQLAPASVTKITRQLLERGLIKEVDQQASTGGRRAISIVTENRQFHTIAVRLGRHDATITLFDMSGKSLGEEHYSLPERTQETLEHALFNIISQFIDAYQRKLRELIAIAVILPGLVEPSKGIVRYMPHISVNNWPLVENLQNRFNVTSFVGHDIRSLALAEHYFGATRDCEDSILVRLHRGTGAGIIVNSQIFLGSNGNVGEIGHIQIDPLGERCYCGNFGCLETVASNAAIENRVRHLLAQGYPSKLTLDDCHIGAICKAANRGDLLASEVIEHVGRYLGKAISIAINLFNPQKVVIAGEIIEADKILLPAIQGCINTQVLKNFRQNLPIVTSQLDHQSAIGAFALAKRAMLNGVLLQRLLEN, from the coding sequence ATGAGCACTGGCGGACAGTCACAAATTGGTAATGTGGATCTTGTGAAACAACTCAATGGTGCCGTCGTTTACCGGCTCATTGACCAACAAGGCCCGATTTCGCGCATTCAAATTGCCGATCTCAGCCAGCTAGCGCCCGCCAGCGTCACCAAAATTACCCGTCAACTGTTGGAGCGCGGGCTGATCAAAGAAGTCGATCAGCAAGCCTCCACCGGTGGTCGCCGAGCCATCTCCATCGTCACAGAAAATCGCCAGTTCCACACGATTGCCGTCCGCTTAGGCCGCCATGACGCCACCATTACCCTGTTTGACATGAGTGGCAAGTCACTGGGTGAAGAACATTATTCGTTACCCGAACGTACGCAAGAAACGTTGGAACACGCGCTGTTTAACATAATCAGCCAGTTTATCGACGCCTATCAGCGAAAATTACGGGAATTAATTGCCATTGCCGTTATCCTCCCAGGGCTGGTTGAGCCGAGTAAAGGTATCGTGCGCTACATGCCGCACATCAGTGTCAACAACTGGCCATTAGTCGAAAATCTGCAAAATCGGTTTAACGTCACCAGCTTTGTGGGCCACGATATTCGTAGCTTGGCGCTGGCTGAGCACTATTTCGGTGCAACCCGTGATTGCGAAGACTCCATATTGGTTCGCCTGCACCGAGGAACCGGTGCCGGTATTATCGTTAACAGCCAGATCTTTTTAGGCAGCAATGGCAATGTGGGTGAAATCGGCCACATCCAAATCGACCCTTTAGGTGAACGTTGTTATTGCGGTAACTTTGGTTGCCTAGAAACCGTTGCGTCCAATGCCGCGATTGAAAATCGTGTGCGGCATCTGCTCGCACAAGGCTACCCTAGCAAGCTAACACTGGATGATTGCCATATTGGTGCCATCTGCAAAGCCGCTAATCGAGGTGATTTGTTGGCAAGTGAAGTGATTGAGCATGTGGGCCGCTATTTGGGCAAGGCAATTTCTATCGCGATTAACTTATTCAATCCGCAAAAAGTGGTAATCGCCGGTGAAATCATTGAAGCCGACAAAATCCTGCTTCCTGCAATCCAAGGCTGTATTAACACGCAAGTCTTAAAAAACTTCCGCCAGAATTTGCCTATCGTCACTTCACAGCTAGATCATCAATCCGCGATCGGGGCTTTTGCCTTGGCTAAACGTGCCATGTTGAATGGAGTCTTGTTGCAGCGTTTATTGGAAAACTAA
- a CDS encoding HAD-IIA family hydrolase translates to MTIKSVICDIDGVLLHDNKAIQGANDFLARVQNAGMPLVILTNYPSQTAQDLANRFITAGLDVPESAFYTSAMATADFLRRQDGKKAYVIGEGALVHELYKAGFTITDINPDFVIVGETRSYNWDMMHKAAYFVANGARFIATNPDSHGHGFSPACGALCAPIEKISGRKPFYVGKPSPWIIRAALNKMQAHSESTVIVGDNLRTDILAGFQAGLETILVLSGVSTLPDIEAMPFRPSYVYPSVAEIDII, encoded by the coding sequence ATGACAATTAAAAGCGTTATCTGTGATATCGATGGTGTGTTGCTACATGACAATAAAGCGATACAGGGTGCCAATGACTTTTTGGCCCGAGTGCAAAACGCCGGAATGCCATTGGTTATTTTGACCAATTATCCCTCACAAACTGCACAAGACTTAGCTAACCGTTTCATCACCGCTGGGCTTGATGTGCCAGAGAGTGCGTTTTATACCTCCGCAATGGCGACGGCAGATTTCCTGCGCCGTCAGGATGGTAAAAAAGCCTATGTGATTGGCGAAGGCGCATTAGTTCACGAATTGTATAAAGCAGGCTTCACCATCACGGATATCAATCCTGATTTTGTTATCGTGGGGGAAACACGCTCCTACAACTGGGACATGATGCATAAAGCTGCCTATTTCGTTGCCAATGGCGCGCGTTTTATCGCCACCAACCCAGATAGTCACGGTCACGGCTTTTCACCGGCCTGTGGTGCACTCTGCGCTCCCATTGAGAAAATCTCGGGTCGCAAGCCATTTTATGTTGGCAAACCTAGCCCGTGGATCATCCGCGCTGCACTGAATAAAATGCAGGCACACTCGGAAAGTACCGTGATTGTGGGCGATAACTTACGCACCGATATTTTGGCCGGTTTCCAAGCAGGTCTTGAAACCATTTTGGTCCTGTCGGGTGTTTCAACCTTGCCAGATATCGAAGCCATGCCATTCCGCCCGAGTTACGTTTACCCTTCTGTTGCTGAAATCGATATCATCTAA
- the nagE gene encoding N-acetylglucosamine-specific PTS transporter subunit IIBC, producing MNILSYLQKVGRALMVPVATLPAAAILMGVGYWIDPVSWGGDNALAALFIKSGAAIIDNMSVLFAIGVAYGMSKDKDGAAALTGFVGFLVLTTLCSPAAVSMIQKIPLDQVPAAFGKINNQFVGIMVGIISAELYNRYSGVELPKALSFFSGRRLVPILTSFLMIVVAFIMMYLWPLIYNALVTFGEYIKDMGSIGAGIYAFFNRLLIPVGLHHALNSVFWFDVAGINDIPNFLGGQQSIDAGKAVAGITGRYQAGFFPIMMFGLPGAALAIYHCARPENKAKVAGIMLAGAFAAFFTGITEPLEFSFMFVAPVLYFIHAVLTGISVFIAASMHWIAGFGFSAGLVDMVLSSRNPLATQWYMLIPQGLVFFAIYYVVFRFTIKKFNLLTPGRELAVEGSEEDGYDVNVNNTPAVNESEINGLARRYIGAIGGSDNLTGIDACITRLRLNVKDSALVNDSVAKRLGASGVIRLNKQSVQVIVGTRAELIASAMRVVLAGGPVPAASTAAAAAQPQAVVNNAKTASLVLVSPISGDVVALEQVPDEAFASKAVGDGVAIRPTDKTVVSPANGTIVKIFNTDHAFCLETETGAEIVVHIGIDTVKLNGQGFTRLVEEGATVVAGQPVLELDLDYLNANARSMISPVVVSNIDDYAGISLLAGDSVVAGQSQLFEIRGK from the coding sequence GTGAATATTCTTAGTTACTTGCAAAAAGTAGGTCGAGCATTGATGGTCCCTGTGGCCACATTGCCAGCCGCTGCGATATTGATGGGTGTAGGTTATTGGATCGACCCCGTTAGCTGGGGTGGCGATAATGCATTGGCAGCATTATTTATAAAATCCGGTGCTGCAATCATCGATAACATGTCTGTACTGTTCGCTATTGGTGTGGCTTACGGTATGTCAAAAGACAAAGACGGTGCTGCTGCACTGACCGGCTTTGTCGGCTTCTTAGTCTTAACGACGCTGTGTTCACCGGCTGCGGTTTCGATGATTCAAAAGATTCCGCTTGATCAGGTGCCTGCAGCCTTCGGCAAAATCAACAACCAGTTCGTTGGTATCATGGTTGGTATCATCTCGGCTGAGTTGTACAACCGCTACAGCGGTGTGGAATTGCCAAAAGCACTCTCCTTCTTCAGTGGCCGTCGTCTGGTTCCGATCCTGACGTCCTTCCTGATGATCGTTGTTGCTTTCATCATGATGTACCTCTGGCCGCTAATTTATAACGCATTGGTGACCTTCGGTGAATACATCAAAGATATGGGGTCAATTGGCGCGGGTATCTACGCCTTCTTCAACCGTTTACTGATCCCAGTCGGCCTGCATCATGCACTGAACTCCGTGTTCTGGTTTGACGTAGCCGGTATTAACGATATTCCTAACTTCTTGGGTGGCCAACAGTCTATCGACGCCGGTAAAGCTGTTGCAGGTATCACTGGTCGTTATCAGGCTGGTTTCTTCCCGATTATGATGTTTGGTTTGCCGGGTGCTGCATTGGCGATTTATCACTGTGCACGTCCAGAAAATAAAGCGAAAGTGGCGGGTATCATGTTGGCGGGGGCATTTGCTGCCTTCTTCACCGGTATCACCGAACCACTTGAGTTCTCCTTCATGTTCGTTGCGCCAGTACTGTACTTCATCCACGCTGTGTTAACCGGTATTTCCGTGTTCATCGCCGCGAGTATGCATTGGATCGCAGGTTTTGGTTTCAGCGCCGGTTTGGTGGATATGGTGCTGTCTTCCCGTAACCCGCTGGCAACACAATGGTACATGCTGATCCCACAAGGTCTGGTGTTCTTCGCCATTTACTACGTGGTATTCCGTTTCACTATCAAGAAATTCAATTTACTGACTCCAGGTCGTGAACTGGCTGTTGAAGGCAGTGAAGAAGACGGCTATGACGTGAACGTGAATAACACGCCAGCGGTTAATGAGAGTGAAATTAACGGTCTGGCTCGTCGCTACATTGGTGCTATCGGTGGCTCAGATAACCTTACTGGCATCGATGCTTGTATTACTCGTCTGCGTTTGAACGTGAAAGATTCTGCACTGGTGAATGACAGTGTCGCGAAGCGTTTAGGGGCATCGGGTGTGATTCGCCTGAATAAACAAAGTGTGCAAGTGATCGTTGGGACGCGTGCGGAATTGATTGCTTCGGCGATGCGAGTGGTGTTGGCTGGTGGTCCGGTTCCGGCTGCAAGCACGGCTGCTGCCGCGGCTCAGCCTCAGGCTGTCGTTAACAATGCCAAAACAGCTTCGCTAGTGTTGGTTTCGCCAATTAGTGGTGATGTTGTTGCATTGGAACAGGTCCCTGATGAAGCCTTTGCCAGCAAAGCCGTTGGTGATGGTGTTGCCATACGTCCTACTGATAAAACGGTAGTTTCTCCAGCAAACGGTACCATTGTTAAAATCTTCAATACCGACCATGCATTCTGCCTAGAAACAGAAACGGGTGCTGAGATTGTGGTTCATATCGGGATTGATACCGTAAAACTCAATGGCCAAGGCTTTACTCGCTTGGTTGAAGAGGGGGCAACTGTGGTTGCCGGTCAGCCTGTGTTGGAGCTTGATCTGGATTATTTGAACGCCAATGCGCGCTCAATGATTAGCCCAGTCGTGGTAAGCAATATTGATGATTACGCCGGTATCTCACTGCTGGCAGGTGACTCTGTGGTTGCCGGTCAAAGCCAATTGTTTGAGATTCGTGGTAAATAA
- the glnS gene encoding glutamine--tRNA ligase — protein MSEAEARPSNFIRQIIDEDLASGKHTSVHTRFPPEPNGYLHIGHAKSICLNFGIAQDYHGQCNLRFDDTNPVKEDVEFVESIKHDVEWLGFTWSGDVRYSSDYFDQLHQYAIELINKGLAYVDELTAEQMREYRGTLTAPGKNSPYRDRSVEENLALFEKMRAGGFAEGTACLRAKIDMASPFIVMRDPVLYRIKFAEHHQSGNKWCIYPMYDFTHCISDAIEGITHSLCTLEFQDNRRLYDWVLDNISIECHPRQYEFSRLNLEYAIMSKRKLNQLVTEKVVEGWDDPRMPTISGLRRRGYTAASIREFCRRIGVTKQDNNVEMMSLESCIRDDLNENAPRAMAVLDPIKVIIENRAAGEEWLTMPNHPNNPDMGTRQVPFDSEIYIDRADFREEANKQYKRLVLGKEVRLRNAYVIKAERVEKDAEGNVTTLYCSYDAETLNKDPADGRKVKGVIHWVSVKHALPAEIRLYDRLFSVPNPAAAEDFLSTINPESLVIRHGFVEPSLVNAVPEKTYQFEREGYFCADSRYSKPDALVFNRTVGLRDTWAAKATS, from the coding sequence ATGAGTGAGGCAGAAGCCCGCCCGAGTAATTTTATCCGTCAGATTATTGACGAAGATTTAGCCAGCGGCAAACACACGTCGGTCCACACCCGCTTTCCGCCGGAGCCAAACGGCTACCTGCATATTGGTCACGCGAAATCCATTTGTCTGAATTTTGGTATCGCGCAAGACTATCACGGCCAATGCAACTTACGTTTCGATGACACCAATCCGGTGAAAGAAGATGTCGAGTTCGTTGAGTCTATTAAGCATGACGTAGAGTGGCTAGGCTTCACCTGGAGCGGTGATGTACGTTACTCCTCAGATTACTTTGATCAATTGCACCAGTACGCGATAGAGCTGATTAACAAGGGCTTGGCGTATGTGGATGAGTTAACCGCTGAACAGATGCGCGAATATCGCGGCACACTGACTGCACCGGGTAAAAACAGCCCGTATCGTGATCGCAGCGTGGAAGAGAACTTAGCGCTATTTGAAAAAATGCGTGCAGGCGGCTTTGCAGAAGGTACGGCGTGTCTGCGTGCCAAAATTGACATGGCGTCACCCTTTATCGTGATGCGTGATCCGGTGCTATATCGCATTAAGTTTGCTGAACATCATCAGTCTGGTAACAAGTGGTGCATCTACCCGATGTATGACTTTACCCATTGCATTTCTGATGCGATTGAAGGGATCACCCATTCACTGTGTACGCTGGAGTTCCAAGATAACCGTCGCTTGTATGATTGGGTGTTGGATAATATCTCCATTGAATGCCATCCTCGGCAGTATGAGTTCTCCCGCCTGAATCTCGAATACGCCATTATGTCTAAGCGCAAGCTGAACCAATTGGTGACTGAGAAGGTGGTAGAAGGCTGGGATGACCCTCGTATGCCAACCATTTCAGGCCTACGTCGTCGTGGCTATACCGCAGCCTCTATCCGTGAGTTCTGCCGCCGTATTGGTGTGACTAAGCAGGACAACAACGTTGAGATGATGTCATTGGAATCTTGTATCCGTGATGATCTGAACGAAAATGCCCCACGTGCTATGGCTGTGCTTGATCCGATTAAGGTGATTATCGAAAACCGTGCGGCAGGGGAAGAGTGGCTGACGATGCCAAATCACCCTAACAATCCGGACATGGGGACGCGTCAGGTTCCGTTCGATAGTGAGATTTACATCGATCGCGCAGATTTCCGTGAAGAAGCGAACAAGCAATATAAGCGTTTGGTATTGGGCAAAGAAGTGCGCCTGCGCAATGCTTATGTGATCAAAGCTGAGCGTGTTGAGAAAGACGCTGAAGGGAATGTCACGACACTGTATTGCAGCTATGACGCAGAAACACTGAACAAAGATCCCGCTGATGGCCGTAAAGTGAAAGGTGTGATTCACTGGGTTTCCGTTAAGCATGCGTTACCGGCGGAAATTCGTTTATACGACCGTTTGTTTAGTGTACCAAACCCAGCCGCGGCAGAGGATTTCCTGTCGACGATTAACCCTGAGTCATTAGTTATTCGTCATGGCTTCGTTGAGCCGAGTCTGGTAAATGCTGTGCCAGAGAAAACCTATCAGTTTGAGCGTGAAGGTTATTTCTGTGCTGATAGCCGCTATTCAAAGCCTGATGCCTTGGTGTTTAACCGCACTGTTGGCTTGCGCGATACGTGGGCAGCCAAAGCAACCAGCTAA
- the nagA gene encoding N-acetylglucosamine-6-phosphate deacetylase, producing MYALTHGRIYTSHEVLDNHAVVVADGLIERICPVDELPAGIEIRDLGGAILAPGFIDVQLNGCGGVQFNDSLEAISEETLVIMQRANEKSGCTSFLPTLITSSDEFMKHAVDVMRSYLQKNQHQALGLHLEGPYLNPVKKGTHNPALIRKPTAEMIDYLCANADVITKLTLAPEMVDAKYIEQLTEAGILVSAGHSNATYKEARKGFAAGIGFATHLYNAMPYISGREPGLIGAIFDTPELYTGVIADGLHVDWANIRAAKHLKGDKLVLVTDATAPAGAEIDQFIFAGKTIYYRDGLCVDENGTLSGSALTMIEAVQNSVEHVGIALDEALRMATLYAARAIGVEKQLGSIEVGKVANLTAFTRDYKITKTIVNGNEVLK from the coding sequence ATGTACGCTTTAACTCACGGCCGTATTTATACCAGCCATGAAGTACTGGATAATCATGCTGTTGTCGTGGCTGATGGATTGATCGAACGTATCTGTCCTGTCGATGAACTTCCGGCTGGTATTGAGATACGTGATTTGGGTGGTGCCATTCTGGCCCCCGGTTTTATTGATGTTCAGTTAAATGGTTGCGGCGGCGTGCAATTCAATGATTCTCTTGAGGCTATCTCAGAAGAGACGTTGGTCATTATGCAACGCGCAAATGAAAAATCAGGTTGCACCAGTTTCCTGCCAACACTGATTACCAGCAGTGATGAATTTATGAAGCATGCAGTTGATGTCATGCGTTCATATCTGCAAAAAAACCAGCATCAGGCACTGGGCCTACATCTGGAAGGGCCGTATCTCAACCCTGTGAAGAAAGGCACCCATAATCCGGCGCTCATCCGTAAACCGACCGCCGAAATGATCGATTATCTGTGTGCTAATGCCGATGTGATAACCAAGCTCACTCTGGCACCAGAAATGGTCGATGCAAAATATATTGAGCAACTGACAGAAGCAGGCATTTTAGTGTCTGCCGGTCACTCGAACGCAACCTATAAAGAAGCCCGTAAGGGATTTGCTGCCGGAATTGGCTTTGCGACGCACCTTTATAACGCAATGCCTTATATCTCAGGGCGTGAACCTGGCTTAATCGGGGCAATTTTTGATACGCCAGAACTCTATACCGGCGTGATTGCGGATGGTTTGCATGTTGATTGGGCTAATATCCGGGCAGCAAAACATCTGAAAGGCGACAAACTGGTACTGGTCACCGACGCGACTGCACCCGCAGGCGCTGAAATTGATCAATTTATTTTTGCCGGTAAAACAATATACTATCGTGATGGTTTATGTGTGGATGAGAATGGCACACTAAGCGGTTCAGCACTGACGATGATCGAAGCCGTTCAAAACAGTGTGGAACATGTTGGCATCGCGCTCGATGAAGCATTGCGTATGGCGACACTTTATGCGGCCCGCGCCATTGGCGTGGAGAAGCAGTTAGGGAGCATTGAAGTCGGCAAAGTAGCCAACCTGACTGCCTTTACCCGCGATTATAAAATCACTAAAACCATCGTTAATGGTAACGAGGTTTTAAAATAA